The genomic segment gaaaaaggaggaaattttgcagtcaccaccaccaggatcccagtagaaaacatcattgccaatgttgaatcagcaatttaccagctccctgaggaagaagcagaggaggtaagaattgaaacagcaaggatcctgagaaatgcaaaactcccccccagcaacataacgagaaaagaaagacaggccatcaaagatctcaactcagatcctgaaatcatcattcttccagctgacaaggggaatgccacagtaatcatggaaacaaaacaatacaaagaaaaaatcagacaacttctagatcccacaatttacaagaaactgaaacaagaccccactaacaaaatcaccagaaaaacgaacactctaatcaagaactcctccattaactttgacatacgccaacagctgtgcaaatcagaagccctcccacccaggctttacggactccccaaaatccacaaggacgccatcccactcagacccattgtaagtgccattggatcgccgacttacaacctggcaaaatttctggctacacagctacaaacccacattgggctcactgcacattatatcaaggactctacacactttatagaaaagatcagcaacctcaatctaagcaccaaggacatcctgatcagctttgatgtggtgtccctttttaccaaagtcccagtagctgacaccctcacactaatcaaacaaaacttcccagaagacatcacagccctgtttcaccattgcctcaccactagctactttcagtgggacactggattctatgaacagaaggatggagtggccatggggagccctctcagcccagtagtagcaaatttctatatggaatactttgaaaaacaggccctagaaacagcaccaaaaaagccaactgtttggttcagatacgtagatgacaccttcacgatttggagccatggagaggaagaactcagcaagttcctggaccatcttaacagcatccacccaaacatccaattcaccatggaaaaagaaaaggaaggaaaactgccatttctagatgttctggtcatccgcaaacccaatcaacaattgggccacacagtttacagaaaacctacacacacagatagataccttcataaaaactccaaccatcacccaagtcaaaaaaggagcacaatcaaagccctgacagaccgtgcacaaagaatctgcgaacctcacctcctccaaggtgaactcaaccacctaaactgggctctacaggccaatggatactccaccacagacatcagaagagctgcaaggccaagaacaagccatgagagtcaagacaaagatccacccagaggaaaggtgtacttaccatacatcaagggaactactgaccgcatagggaagctgatgaagaagcacaacctacaaactatctacaaacccacgaagaaaatccaacaaatgctacggtcagcgaaggacaagagggatcctctctcttctgcaggagtctaccggataccatgcagctgtggacaagtctacatagggaccaccaaacgcagcgcccaaacaagagtcaaagaacatgaaaggcactgcagactaattcaaccagagaaatcagccatagcagagcatttgatgaaccagcctggacacagaatactatttgagaacacaaaaatgctggaccattctaacaactatcatgtcagactacacagagaagccattgaaatccacaagcatgtggacaacttcaacagaaaggaagaaaccatgaaaatgaacaaaatctggctaccagtattacaaaactcaaaaatcagaacagtaaataaaaagcaatactctgaaaacagagggtttccagacatgaatcaaccaagggcagttaacgactctaaacaaaggatgccccagaggcaggaagaagacagcagagaagcttttcaatgctaatttaagtgattaactacacattcacactgacctctctcaccctagactttccacagatatatattaacctctttgcttagttttctccatacctcacaacctctgaggatgcctgccatagatgtgggcgaaacgtcaggagagaatgcttctggaacatggccacacagcccgaaagacatacaacaaccccaagaaaTCAATTATAAACTCATGGCTGCCTGAATTGCAAATGCTCACACATACTGGCTCATTTGTTTTCATAGCCTTCAACTGTGCCAAGAGGAAACTTCATCAAAAAATTGCATTCTCTTTTATTGAAAATGGaaatcttttgttttgtttgatgaTGCTGGTAGGCTATAGCAAAGGTCACAAGGTGGGAGAGAAAAGAGACACTGCAGGATCATTAATCATTGCCCTGCAGGAAGTCTTGGCTTCATTAGACTAACATACTGTGTGCAAGTGGCATGGAAGAAATAGAGAAATGCACTTATGAAAAAAAATAGTctgaggaaaaatattttttcatgatAACAACTGTAATGAGAAACCAAAAGACATACCAGTCTTCCCATCCCAATGTGTACTTTGGCCTCCTAATAACAAAGGTTGTGCCATTACTTTTTGAGGTAACATCTAGACcttaaaatatttctgaaatattttggGAAGCGTATGTTCAGTATTCAGACCATATACTGATTTTCTAGCAAGGCTGTCAGTTGTCATTCTGATTAAAGCAGCTAGGTCTTTACACTGTCAGTAAATTtggtttaaaaaggtaaaggtaaaggttttcccctgacattaagtccagtcatgtctgactctgggggttggtgctcatctccatttctaagccgaagagccagcgttgtccatagacacctccaaggtcatgtggctggcatgactgcatggagcgctgttaccttcccgccagagcggtacctatttatctacccacattggcatgttttcgaactgctaggttggcagaattaaGATGTATCTTTTCAGCATGGATACTCTAGAAGTATCACCATCAGCCTACAATTACATCTCTTGGGATTAAAGTACAGATGAAACGCAATAGAAGTTATAATGAAAACCTCTTAAAATCTTTTAAACAGTTGCTTTGATACAGGGAACATTTGATCACTGTCAGAGGTCAGGAGGTTCACTTTCCTATCAACAAGGCTACATATCCATATTGACATAATTTATGTGTGTCTCGAGTTTACTTGTTTAtgtgtttgtgtctgtgtgtcaTGTCCTTGCCAGAAGAAACCTGTAGTAGAGGAGAGCTTGGATCTCCTGGATACCCAAGAACTGCATATTTCCTTATGTCTTGGTATTCAGGATAAATTCAGAGAATGCTATATCAGAGAAAGGAAGAACTTTATCCTAAATTCATAAGATAAGGTAGGCTCTTTTCCCATTATAAGAGcttaggatataaatattgttgtCCTGATCTGTAGCTTTCTGGTGAAGAAATTACCTCACAAACAGAATGGAAAGGCTTTATTTCTCAAAGCATACAGTGCGGTTACAAGCAAAGTTCCAACTGACAGTTTCTTTCCCTCACACCTCCTATCCCTCATCCTGGCCTCCCTGCTTCATAACTTCCATTTCCATGGAAATCCTCTCCCTTGTTTCAAGTATGCACAGACCAGGGCATGCCAAGGCATAGCCTACTTTCCTGGTTTTGCACAAAGCTAGGAAAGAAGGTCATGGCAATTGTAGTAGGATTTTCTTTTCCCCAACACTCTCATTTATAGCTTAATATAGCTTCATTCTGATTTCAATCTTCCATctgattttcaattttttaaaaagacaatgttTCTGTCCCTTGAATGGCTGTATAACTATGTTGTTTGTCACTTAAGCAACCTATCCATCTCAAGTTTGACAAGATAACTCCTTTCCAGTGCAGCCAGTTCTTTTCCctaaattttataataataataataataataataataataataataataataataataataataatactttatttatataccgccctatctcccggatgggactcagggcggtttacagtcataaaagcaacacaaacattacataacaacgtaatacacattattaaacaaagtaaaataatacaattataacaataaatcacacttacttAAATTTTGTGCATGAATATGAATTTTCAGATCAAAATATGACTATTTTAAAAGTAAAGTGCTAGGAAGCTAACAAAAATGTCTTTTGCTTATCTTCCAGAAACTGGCAAGCTGTTTATAGGGGTAAACATGTCTTCAAATTAGAGAGATGAGTATCATTATGGacatttttatttccaaatgcAATCCTGGTTTTCCAAATCTTGATGCAAATCTGAATCCATTTAGAGCAAATCAAAATCATTTGAAGTGCAATGGAGACCAATTCCAAATTTCCAAATTCCTGTGACCTGGATCCAAAATAAAATTGGGGCAATTTATTGGCCAGTCCATGCCATTCCCCAGATAGCAAAGTGGCCACTTCTTATTGcacaaactatttttttctggattCAAATGTAATCTGGCTAACACATCCCACTTCTTCAGGATCCTTCCCAAGGGGTACTCTTATGGAACCGGAAGACTCCTAAGTGACCCACAACCCATCCTCATCACCCTCCTTCCCAGTTCGCTGATCACAGGTTAAAGGAAACTCACCCACCTAGGCTGCTGAATCCTCTTGCTTTCAAAGAAAACTCAGATCAAACAGTATGCACCCCAGGCCATGACCGGATGGGTCTCCTGCACCTCTACAGAATGTCATGAGCTTCTGGGTTGTGGGCCACCGTGAAAGCCATGGAAAACAGGTGGCTTTCGCAGTGGAAATACACAGGACTGATTTCCTCTTGGGATCTGTTTCAGATGCTCTCAAAATCTTGTCTAGTTTCCCAGATCTtgaaaaaaggcagaaaaaagTTCAGCCAATTGTCTTCTGCTTTCTTGTCTCCCTGCCTCCTCTCACAATGCTCTAAAATGCAAATCAGCTAGCGGTATCCACACCTCACCTAGAAGCCTTTTTCCAGTTTTGAGCTTACTTTCCCCTCCTTTAGACCAGACACCCAATTGCAGTTCTTCCTAGAGAGGTCAAGCCAATGGACATAGCCCTGGTGCTCCTGGACCGGGCAAAACAGACATAAAAGATTCCCAAAAGTCCCTTTGTAAAAGTCACTAAAATATGCAGCAGTTTCAGCTAAGAGAGGTCCATGCCCCATGAGCTTTCGCTAAACCACATCAGTCAAAACAGACAGAGTACAGATACTACAAGTTGAAGGTAAAGCTACAGAAGTTTATTATGATTTGGCCAAATAGAGTGCAAGTACAGCAATACACTTCAAAGGGTACAAGCATAAATGCACAGAAAAATATGTGGCATcctatacagttctgacagcttttacacttctctttccctctcttaaTTGGCTGAAAAGGAAGAAAGTATAGGATTTGCACCAGGATTGCCAAGGGGCTCCCTTGACATCACAGCCTGCAGGAGGAGATTCCCACagcaggaattattattattattattattattattattattattattattattattattattattatataccgccctatctcccggatgggactcagggcggtttccaatcataaaaacaacacaactttacataacaacataataacacattattaagcaaagtaaaataatacaattatagcaataaataacacttacatgacctgatcaaggggacgggaaccataaacccaatatattaaaatgtataattttaggctagagaaatcttgtgcaatatattcaggcccagaaatcagcGGTATTcaaatgtaattactcaaaaacctgccaacaccaccaggtcttcagttccttatggaaattggataatgtaggggattgcctgatctcttttggcagtgcattccagagccagggggtcactgctgagaaggctcgttccctcgtccccaccagccgcatttgagacagtggtgggagcatgagaagagcctccccggatgatctcaaggtccacactggatcataggaggagatgcgatcacggagatagatagggcccaagccgtatagggcttcataagtcaaaacctgcaccttgaattgggcctggaagttTATTGGCAGCCAGCTGGTGGTTTTATAGTTTAAAGAGCCAATCCGTTGTCCCTTGATAGGGCACAATCCAGGAGAAAAAGGTGATGTGAATATGCTAATAAGTCCCTGATTATTTGTGCCCAGTTCTGTGTAAATCAAAGTGTGCAAGACCCTAAAAATGATGATTCCAGATAATCATAGGCTTGGCTATCCCTATAGAGAGTTAATGAATTAATGTTTACTGACCCTCCTCTTCTGTGGGAGTGGCAGACTATCAGTCTCAAGTTAAATGAACAAAAATCCTGAGCCCATCTTGCTGACAAAAAAAGGATCATTTTTCTGCATACACACAGTGGTTTTGATATTTATGTGTCTTGGGAAATAGCTGCAGGGACCCTGACTGAAATCCTTGTTCTAACTCAGGATATGGAAAAGCAGCTGTCtccttgatacattttgataaatTAATTTGATACAGTTTTTACAtttaataattaatacaatacataaaagatacaggttacaaataaaatctaaagtttatacatttattaaaggctTAGATTTGATAGAGTTTGTAGAGTACAGCTCCTGCTATGTCTGTCCCAGAACCTCTCTAGCAGTTTTGAcatttttcaatgttttaaaaataaagaaaaaaatcatatatcttGCTTGAAGACTCTTGGTGATctacaattggggggggggggggtactgtgGCTCAACAACAGAGTATCCACATATCATACTAGCAAGGACTCATGCATTCTGTCCCAGCATAAATAAGCAGAGATCTTACCTTATGGTGTGGGTAGGTGGATCACACCCACCCCTTTAGCCATCACCTGGAAGCACTGTTCAATTACAAATCCTCTCAGAAATGTGCCAACCACCCCTATAATATTGACACAATAAGTAGAATAAGCTTTTATTTCAAAAGCCAGGCTTGGCAATGTTAAGTGCAGTTAAGATGTTCCCAAAAGCTATGTCTGAACTTGGCTATGTTGTAACCCTCATTTCTTTGCACTATACAATAGCTGAAAGTGTTGCCTTCAATTTGATGACTCAAAATGCTATTCAAGAGAACTGGTTTTCATCATGTCTTATTCATACTGTTAAACACTGTGCAAAGGTGATGGATAAGAATCACTAGTGCTCTATTATTTAGCTATAAAAGTATGTAATAATTTCACTTCAAGTGCTAACAACATTTGCTAGATATTTTTCCAGTCCCCcctcacccccctccccccaaaaaaaccctcaagAACTTTCCAATGGAAATGAAAAGAATAAATGACAGACTTGCAGGgaaaataaaactgataaaaatgtgTCCTTTCAACTTTGCAGAAAGCATCTTGCTTTTTTATGTCCAGAACAATTTGAAATACTTTTCTTATCCTATGGCACCCCTAGGACTCTTATCTCTAAGCACCAGTGCTGATAATGTTTCtggcagccaagcacctcctaaTCTTGTTAACACTCACTACTTTGCCAACTTAGCACTAAGTTTATTAATAGATCTTCGAGTCTTGAGGAAAAGAGGGTCTCTGGAGCTTAGGGAATGTCATTATTTGTTGTCTTTTTAACTCTGATTGCTCTGCAGAAAAATCTGACCTGtagaaaacatggcattaagAAACCATTAGTATAAAGTGAATAGGATAGGCTGATGGCAAAGGATATTCCCCTGACTTATTGCTGTTCTTttgtcatcagtttccttgcaaacACAGTATGGGGCAGTGCCTTTGCCAGCAGGGGAGAATCATTGCCTCAACACATTTCTACtacaaaaaggagaagaaaaacaaggcTATAAAAAGTAGACGTCAAAGCACATTTCTGCCCTATGTGGCAGCAGACAAACtcattttcctttctgttttgggACTATTGCCTCGGAGTTCCTGAATAGACTGGTTTTAGGCCAGTTGTTACCAAATTACTGTCAGTGAggatttctttttattgttttgtttgttgagGAACCCCTGGAGAGCATATTGCAAATCATTCTGTAATATATTAGAGGTCTACTCCAAAAGCAGCAGGTTccatctgatcatggaagctaagcagaattaGCCTTGTTTAGTACTTGGAcaagagaccaccaatgaatatcaggtgctatagGTGCTGCATTTTGGAGTAAGGAACTggcatattccttgcctaaggaaaccctttgaaattcatggggctgccATAAATAGATATGTGTCTTAAAGACATATAAACAGTAAATCCAGCCTGTTAGACCTGGCACTACACATGAATTAATGGTCTTTCCTCTCCCACTACCATGTGCATCATGCAAAGGAAAAGGGGTATTTGTTAAAATTTGGATGGAAgcacaaaattcatttttttttgggCTTGTAATCTTATAAAAGCACCAAGACATTTCCCCTCACAATGACAACAAAGATATACAGTGGTGTCTTGGGTTCTCTTGTCTTCCCATCTAGGTTCCTGATACATAATGAACTCAGATATTTTGACACTGCGCTGCCTTTCAACATCCATTTCTCTACAGACatacctatatctatatattgataCTGATATAGATTGATATGAGCCTGTTCAACCTCTAAGATCTTTGAAAGAAGTTATTGTCTTTTCTCACTACCATATCAGGCTTTTAAGGTTGAAATAAGGAAGAAGGGCTTTGCAGTTATTCTTCCTAGATTTTGTAAGTTCCCCCTGCCCCCAGGGAGGATAGGGTGGCTTTTCGTTTCTTTTGATTGGAAAATAAAGACTTTCCCATTCTGGCAAGCTTTTAGAAATTAACTTTGATGGGATTATAATGATAGAATctcagatttggaagggacctcatgggccactaAGTCAATTCTCTTGTTCCATGAGGCTGAACTATATATTGGGGGGATAAAGTACATATATGTTTTGTATGATACTGAACCTGaactgattttaaaaacatataagcaGTCTAGAATCTCTTTTCTGGAAATATGTGAGATATACATAAATATGATGATTGGCAATGATGATAATGAAGATGATTATGATGAATGGTCACCTTCATAAAGTTAGCTTGTTCCTTTGTTCCTTTGTTCCTTGGGACTAAGTTCATGACACTTCTCCCCTCACTCCAATTAAAGGGGCTGCATGACTTGAAACTGTCCACTTGATCTGATATGTTTGATCAAGTTGATTCAGATATAGCATTTGTCAGTAGCTATGTAGTTGTTCAATTTTCTTGTAAATTTGTCCTATTTCCATTTCATGCCTATCatgtattttcttttaataaGCATTTTGTCTTGGAAATTGGAATGTTCTGACTGAGCAAATCTAATAAAGGAGGTTTTTGTCCCCTGTCCTACCTAGTTCACACAGATCCTTTCTACATATGCCCTAAAACATGAAAGAAACTGGATAAAAAGgtgggtggctaaatgatgtttcatGAAAATGTGTGCTGATTTGAATTAACAGCTaaaaacacgtgttaaaaaggtgtgtTTAGAATCTGATTTTGATCAAAAAATGTGCctattcacatcactgtatatcaCTGCATTCAaggaaaacacatgatttcatttGTATATCcttgtgtggactgctccagtgcaggtgcacattttaaaatcctgaaacagttaATTGAGGCTTTAAACAATGGAACCactgacacacaggtggctaaatggaagtacaaatggaaaacaattacaatgagaacaagcattcctttgttctgatctttatgaaattaaacagagcttgaatttacagtagggTAAGGAAAATAATTGTTGGGGCCCTTGAAGCCTTAAAGGATGAGGATGAGTATTTTCTGGTTGAACCTATGAGGGAAGGCAAAAGTGTCTGTCTTGTGTTACAATGTGGATGCAATCTATGCAGAGAtacatagaaaaaaaaataaaaagaggtgCGGAGTTCCAGAAACTCTAAGAAACCTTTATAATATGCATACAAAGACACACACAGATCAAAATGTTGGATATTTTTCTAGAATTTAATTAAGtcatataaaacaaaacactgaTATTCAAACTCAACATGGCTATGCCAACATAGTTAGCAGCATAGTATATGTTATCAAATACGCTAGAGAAGTACATTCATAGTAGAGTGCACCAAGTCTTTTCAGcaaatggattttgatatgcaCACAAAACAACTGCACCTGAATATAGGCCATTCTCAAGTTACGAACAACATAggtgttcttaattatgagttgtttgtaagtcagatgtttgtaactccagGACTATCTGTATATGAAAgggcttccttcctttccttagcCAATATATGTAGGAGCCTATATGTGGTGTGCTAGATATGGAAAGCTGATTCCTGAGTGCACAGCATTTCTGCACCCTCTCCAACACATACCATATGCCAGTTGATGTTTCATAAGGTGAAAAGCAGTGAACCCACTGAGCAAGTGACAAAATGTTCCATTGTTTCCTTTTATTTCCATTCCATTTCCAGCTCAGATATCACAGCTGCTACAGATGTGACAAACAATTAATTTAGTGCCCAGCTGTTAAATATTTACTACTTTTTTGATACACTGTACAATAATCTTTTTGGCAGATAGAATTATTTAATTACAGCTGTATGGAAAAGAGGAAACACAGATGGATTCCTGCAGTTATTGTCTATTACTTCCAGTCTTGCTCCTAAAGTGGCTAATAGACTTGTGCAATTCAAATGGAAGGCGATCCAGTTTTGGCATCAACATTTGGTTGTGCACCCAGAtctgtttttcaggagcctcccgaaaatcagctaatggaaatatctgtttttggCTAGGTAGCTGAAAGCTTCAAGAAGATCTGGCCAACTGGCAACAATGGGGAACGTACAcggctcccctttctgttcttGGGACTCTTTCCTTTCTTggcttcaagggagtctgggtttcagcaacagggttaaggaacACCCTTCCTGGGGCCCTTTCCTTTCTTGGCTTCAAGGGAGTCTGAGTTTGAGCAATGGAGTTAAGGAATCAGTGCACAAGACACGTCACAACAGTCTTCTATTCAAATTGGCCCAAAAGGCatggctcacagggaaacccgtgCAAGTAACAAGTGGCAGCCAGCCTTTTTGCACACCATGTGATTCTGAATAGGGGAGGAGATCAGCTGCTACATGGTCAGCTGCCACATGGTCCCCGTAATGGGCAAAAAACAGGATTGCTGGGCCTTTACCATTAGGGCCATCCAGCTAAGCTGAACAAGCTGAATTGACAAAAGGGAACCAACCACTctgaatccgtgcacaagcctagtgaTTATTTGAGTAAgtaagcaaaaattcaatgcataCATACAAAACACACCCAGAATCACATTATATTATCATAATCAATGACACGTAGGAAATGCCATTATAAATTATGTTTTGTGGTCTATTGACATTATATAGTCAGtcttccatatttgctgggatAAGGGTTGTAGGGACACACAtggaagttggataagtgagactctactgtatgtcgatTTATAACCTGAAGAATATATCTATTTAGTTTGCAGTTACCCCATCTCTATATACCTAAAGCAGTAGAAGGGTCTGCAGGTCATGTGACCATTCAGTGACATACTAGtaaatttgtttgtgtgtgtgtatcttttaCGGGTAATTCTATTATCACAGCCAAAGGAAGGTACAAGAATATGCAGGGAAATGTTTGCATTCCAAAATATGCAAGTCCTAATGTTTTTCACTGAAGTTCTGGTTTTGAATCACAGGGACTGGTACTGATGCCATGTTTTAATTTTAGACATGGCATGTGACATTTTCAAACCTTCCTAGTCatcaaaatgcttttaattgtgggTGAATCAAATGTTTGCTTTGTATCTCTTCTGGAAATACCTTCATAGCATAAGTGTCCACAGCATGCCATATTAGGCATTTAAATTATGCTCACACTCTTTTTATCATTGATGAGACATGATCTCTGAACACCTCAAGGCATTACATTGAAATAGACATCAACATACACAT from the Anolis carolinensis isolate JA03-04 chromosome 5, rAnoCar3.1.pri, whole genome shotgun sequence genome contains:
- the LOC134299566 gene encoding uncharacterized protein LOC134299566, with the translated sequence MACDPGHESLRQHIEHLYGEKLFQDTRRLEKLRTRKAHLLCSLTFLLRCRDTDTIPQFLAAKRTFKTPQAHRIYNRLERNLLRERIHTIRKELANTDKELLHLHINISQKMNTQDWDKIDSLTYKKMEKDMVLHTKRQKQKFDKCRKQQPKPELDKSRTIINLTDRQLTEDQVSILEKGGNFAVTTTRIPVENIIANVESAIYQLPEEEAEEVRIETARILRNAKLPPSNITRKERQAIKDLNSDPEIIILPADKGNATVIMETKQYKEKIRQLLDPTIYKKLKQDPTNKITRKTNTLIKNSSINFDIRQQLCKSEALPPRLYGLPKIHKDAIPLRPIVSAIGSPTYNLAKFLATQLQTHIGLTAHYIKDSTHFIEKISNLNLSTKDILISFDVVSLFTKVPVADTLTLIKQNFPEDITALFHHCLTTSYFQWDTGFYEQKDGVAMGSPLSPVVANFYMEYFEKQALETAPKKPTVWFRYVDDTFTIWSHGEEELSKFLDHLNSIHPNIQFTMEKEKEGKLPFLDVLVIRKPNQQLGHTVYRKPTHTDRYLHKNSNHHPSQKRSTIKALTDRAQRICEPHLLQGELNHLNWALQANGYSTTDIRRAARPRTSHESQDKDPPRGKVYLPYIKGTTDRIGKLMKKHNLQTIYKPTKKIQQMLRSAKDKRDPLSSAGVYRIPCSCGQVYIGTTKRSAQTRVKEHERHCRLIQPEKSAIAEHLMNQPGHRILFENTKMLDHSNNYHVRLHREAIEIHKHVDNFNRKEETMKMNKIWLPVLQNSKIRTVNKKQYSENRGFPDMNQPRAVNDSKQRMPQRQEEDSREAFQC